From the genome of Ignavibacteriales bacterium, one region includes:
- the acs gene encoding acetate--CoA ligase: MADKKLTGEVYYPTKEIMDNAHAKCESLYDFAEKDPIGFWENEANNLHWFQKWDKVLDDTNKPFFKWFTGAKTNIAYNCLDVHTKTSRRNKLALIWEGEDGEFKAFSYFALHRDTCKFANVLKSLGVKKGDRVTLYMGRVPELMIGMLACARIGAIHSVVYGGFSVEALHERLEDSQSKVLIVSDGAFQRGKIVELKKIADEALQRAATVESVLVVKRTGHQINMEFGRDMWYHELMNLPIANNSDCLEIVDAEDPLFMLYTSGTTGKPKAIMHTHGGYMVGTYTTLKYVFDIHEEDRYWCAADPGWITGHSYIVYGPLLNGATSFMYEGAPTYPYPHRWWQMIEKYGINILYTAPTAIRGLMRYGDAWPNRYNLSSLRLLGSVGEPINPEAWRWYYKVIGKEKCPIMDTWWQTETGMFMITPMPCTPLKPGSGTKPFPGLIMDIVDEEGKSVKSNEEGYLVIKTPWPSMLRTIWNDPDKYVNQYWSKYPGMYMTGDSARRDEDGYFWVIGRVDDVIKVSGYRLGTAEIESALVSHQAVAEAAAIGLPHDIKGNAIHCYVILRSGYESSDKLVEELRLHVGHEVGPIAKPESIEIVESLPKTRSGKIMRRVLKARALGQDPGNLSTLEE, translated from the coding sequence ATGGCAGACAAAAAACTCACAGGTGAAGTTTATTATCCTACAAAAGAAATTATGGATAACGCACATGCAAAATGCGAAAGCTTATATGATTTCGCCGAAAAAGATCCAATTGGATTTTGGGAAAACGAAGCAAATAATCTCCATTGGTTTCAAAAATGGGATAAGGTTTTAGATGATACAAACAAACCTTTCTTTAAATGGTTTACAGGAGCAAAAACAAACATTGCTTATAACTGTCTTGATGTTCACACAAAAACTTCTAGAAGAAATAAATTAGCACTTATTTGGGAGGGAGAGGATGGAGAGTTCAAAGCCTTCTCTTATTTTGCACTTCATCGTGATACTTGCAAGTTTGCTAATGTTTTAAAAAGTCTCGGTGTTAAAAAAGGTGATCGTGTAACTCTTTATATGGGAAGAGTGCCTGAATTAATGATCGGAATGCTAGCCTGTGCAAGAATTGGTGCAATACATTCCGTTGTTTACGGAGGTTTTTCTGTTGAAGCATTACACGAAAGATTGGAAGATAGTCAATCAAAAGTTTTAATTGTTTCTGATGGTGCTTTTCAAAGAGGAAAAATTGTTGAACTTAAAAAAATTGCTGATGAAGCATTACAACGAGCTGCAACTGTGGAAAGTGTACTTGTAGTAAAGAGAACCGGACATCAGATTAATATGGAGTTTGGAAGAGATATGTGGTATCACGAATTAATGAATCTTCCGATTGCGAATAATTCTGACTGCCTTGAAATTGTTGATGCTGAAGATCCTCTTTTCATGTTATACACTTCAGGTACTACGGGAAAACCAAAAGCAATTATGCATACGCATGGCGGGTATATGGTAGGAACTTATACAACTTTAAAATATGTTTTTGATATTCACGAAGAGGATAGATATTGGTGTGCCGCAGATCCTGGTTGGATTACCGGCCACAGTTACATCGTGTATGGCCCGTTGTTAAACGGTGCAACATCTTTTATGTACGAAGGCGCTCCAACTTATCCATATCCTCACCGCTGGTGGCAGATGATTGAAAAATATGGAATAAATATATTGTACACTGCTCCTACTGCTATCCGTGGATTGATGCGGTATGGTGATGCTTGGCCTAATCGTTATAATTTATCTTCTTTAAGATTACTCGGTAGTGTTGGGGAACCTATTAATCCAGAAGCTTGGCGGTGGTATTATAAAGTTATCGGAAAAGAAAAATGCCCGATAATGGATACTTGGTGGCAAACTGAAACCGGAATGTTTATGATAACTCCAATGCCTTGCACACCTTTAAAACCGGGTTCAGGTACAAAACCTTTCCCTGGATTAATAATGGATATTGTAGATGAAGAGGGAAAATCAGTAAAATCAAATGAAGAAGGTTATCTTGTAATAAAAACACCTTGGCCATCAATGCTAAGAACAATTTGGAATGATCCGGATAAATATGTTAATCAATATTGGAGTAAATATCCCGGAATGTATATGACGGGAGATTCTGCACGTAGGGATGAAGATGGATATTTCTGGGTTATCGGACGTGTTGATGATGTTATAAAAGTTTCCGGTTATAGATTGGGAACTGCGGAAATTGAAAGCGCATTAGTTAGTCATCAAGCAGTTGCCGAAGCTGCAGCAATTGGTTTACCACACGATATTAAAGGAAACGCTATTCATTGTTATGTAATTCTTAGGAGTGGATATGAAAGTTCTGATAAGTTAGTTGAAGAACTTCGATTGCATGTCGGTCACGAAGTTGGCCCGATTGCAAAACCTGAAAGTATTGAAATCGTAGAATCATTACCGAAGACTAGAAGCGGTAAAATTATGCGCAGAGTTTTAAAAGCAAGAGCACTTGGGCAGGAT
- a CDS encoding phosphoenolpyruvate carboxykinase produces the protein MIKKVKLMEELAAIGIKNTREVFYNYGTPALYEQVIRRREGLLAHLGPLVVRTGYHTGRSPNDKFIVREGDSEKNIWWGKVNKGMSAECAGRIYFKMMAYIQGKDLYVEDCYASADEKNRIGIRVVTENAWHNLFARNMFRRYTSEKELTNHKTDFTIIQMPNFHADRDVDCTNSEVFILLNFDKRIVLIGGTSYAGEIKKSVFTIMNYLMPMRGVMSMHCSANVGNDDDVALFFGLSGTGKTTLSADPKRKLIGDDEHGWSDDGVFNYEGGCYAKVIKLSEEAEPEIYETTRKFGTILENVQIDAQSRRLDLDDDTFTENTRAAYPLTHLSNIVEDGKAGHPKNIIMLTADAFGVLPPISKLTTEQAMYHFISGYTAKVAGTEKGVTEPKATFSTCFGAPFMALHPNVYAKLLGEKIVKHKVNCWLVNTGWTGGAYGVGSRMKIKYTRAMLTAALEGKLDNVEYTKDPFFNLMIPNSCPDVPTEVLNPKNTWADKTAYDEQAKKLANMFIENFKEYSEGTADTIKNAGPNKF, from the coding sequence ATGATTAAAAAAGTTAAGCTGATGGAAGAACTTGCAGCCATTGGTATTAAAAATACGCGCGAAGTATTTTATAATTATGGCACACCGGCACTTTACGAACAAGTAATCAGAAGGCGAGAAGGTTTATTAGCTCATCTCGGTCCGCTTGTGGTCAGAACCGGTTATCACACGGGAAGAAGTCCAAATGATAAATTTATTGTTCGTGAAGGTGACAGTGAAAAAAATATCTGGTGGGGAAAAGTTAATAAAGGAATGTCTGCCGAATGTGCAGGTAGGATATACTTTAAAATGATGGCATATATACAGGGAAAAGATTTATATGTGGAAGATTGTTATGCCAGTGCTGATGAAAAAAATAGAATTGGAATTCGTGTTGTGACAGAAAATGCTTGGCACAATCTGTTTGCAAGAAATATGTTTAGAAGATATACCTCTGAGAAAGAATTGACAAATCATAAAACGGATTTCACAATTATTCAAATGCCTAATTTTCATGCAGATAGAGATGTAGATTGTACAAACTCTGAGGTATTTATACTTCTAAATTTTGATAAAAGAATAGTTTTGATTGGTGGAACGAGCTATGCAGGGGAAATTAAAAAATCCGTTTTTACAATTATGAATTATTTGATGCCAATGCGCGGCGTAATGTCTATGCACTGTTCTGCAAATGTAGGAAATGACGATGATGTAGCATTATTTTTTGGATTAAGTGGTACTGGCAAAACAACATTATCTGCTGATCCAAAAAGAAAATTAATTGGTGATGATGAGCATGGTTGGAGCGATGATGGTGTATTTAACTACGAAGGTGGATGTTATGCAAAAGTAATTAAACTTTCTGAAGAAGCTGAACCTGAAATTTATGAAACTACCAGAAAATTTGGTACGATTCTAGAAAATGTTCAGATAGATGCACAATCACGCAGATTAGATTTGGATGATGACACTTTTACAGAGAATACTCGTGCCGCTTATCCGCTTACTCATCTCTCAAACATTGTTGAAGATGGAAAAGCGGGACATCCAAAAAATATTATTATGCTAACCGCTGATGCTTTTGGTGTACTACCGCCAATTTCAAAATTAACAACTGAACAAGCTATGTATCACTTTATTTCCGGTTATACAGCAAAAGTTGCTGGAACTGAAAAAGGAGTAACTGAACCAAAAGCCACTTTTAGTACTTGTTTTGGTGCCCCGTTTATGGCACTTCATCCAAATGTTTATGCAAAATTACTCGGTGAAAAAATTGTTAAACATAAAGTTAATTGCTGGCTCGTTAATACTGGCTGGACTGGCGGAGCTTACGGTGTTGGAAGCAGAATGAAAATAAAATACACTCGTGCAATGTTAACTGCAGCTTTGGAAGGAAAATTGGATAATGTTGAATACACAAAAGATCCATTTTTCAATTTGATGATTCCAAATTCCTGTCCCGATGTTCCAACAGAAGTATTAAATCCCAAAAATACTTGGGCTGATAAAACTGCATACGATGAGCAAGCTAAAAAACTTGCTAATATGTTTATAGAGAACTTCAAAGAATATTCTGAAGGAACAGCTGATACAATTAAAAATGCTGGACCAAATAAGTTCTAA
- the bshB1 gene encoding bacillithiol biosynthesis deacetylase BshB1, with the protein MNLDVLIFGAHPDDAELAMGGTIAKLTKSELKVGIIDLTRGELGTRGTAETRQQEAFNAAITLKVAVRENLEIPDGDLKITKENLLKIIVEIRKFKPKIIFAPYFNDRHPDHIDASNLVKRAMFSTGLSKINSFDKEIPQNHYRPEKLYYYMQTYTFDPTFVVDISDTFDLKMKAVECYSTQFHNPKSKEPETFISSPEFINYIKSRAEFFGFSIGKKFGEPFYSEEKIEFDLVNSLRKTR; encoded by the coding sequence ATGAATTTAGATGTTTTAATCTTTGGAGCTCATCCCGATGATGCGGAACTGGCTATGGGCGGAACCATAGCTAAACTAACTAAAAGTGAACTTAAAGTTGGAATAATTGATTTAACTCGAGGTGAACTCGGTACTCGTGGAACCGCTGAAACCAGACAACAAGAAGCATTTAATGCAGCTATTACTCTAAAAGTTGCTGTAAGAGAAAATCTTGAAATTCCGGATGGTGATTTAAAAATCACGAAGGAAAATCTATTAAAGATTATTGTTGAGATTAGAAAATTTAAACCCAAAATTATTTTTGCACCCTATTTTAATGATCGCCATCCTGATCATATAGATGCAAGTAATTTGGTAAAGCGTGCAATGTTTTCGACCGGACTTTCAAAAATAAATTCGTTCGATAAAGAAATTCCACAAAATCATTATCGCCCGGAAAAACTATATTACTATATGCAAACATATACATTCGATCCAACTTTTGTTGTTGATATTTCTGATACATTTGATTTGAAAATGAAAGCGGTAGAATGTTACAGTACACAATTCCACAATCCCAAAAGCAAAGAACCCGAAACATTTATTAGTAGTCCTGAGTTTATTAACTATATAAAATCACGAGCAGAGTTTTTTGGATTTTCAATTGGTAAAAAATTTGGCGAGCCATTTTATAGTGAAGAAAAAATTGAGTTCGATTTAGTTAATTCTTTAAGAAAAACTAGGTAA